One region of Olleya sp. Hel_I_94 genomic DNA includes:
- the ilvA gene encoding threonine ammonia-lyase IlvA, whose protein sequence is MEETKTTYRPTIEAVEAAAEKLRGVAAVTPLISNMRYSKQFEANIMFKREDLQQVRSYKIRGAYNKMSSLTQAEAKKGIVCASAGNHAQGVALSCKLLKIKGTIFMPSPTPNQKVEQVKMFGEDYIEVVLVGDTFDDAYHAAMEDCERLNKAFIHPFNDKKVIEGQATVGLEIIDQTEFHPIDYVFVPIGGGGLSSGLSSVFKLLSPHTKIIGVEPKGAPSMLTSIRNNKNTELEEIDSFVDGAAVKRVGDLNFAICKETLHRVVTVDEGKICQTILDLYNKEAIVAEPAGVLSLSALEYFKEEIKGKNVVCVISGSNNDITRTAEIKERALLHADLKHYFIVKFPQRSGALRDFVVDILGDTDDITHFEYTKKANRENDVAVVGIELKSPNDLEPLITKMKRHNFYGDYLNDKPDLFQFLV, encoded by the coding sequence ATGGAAGAAACCAAAACAACATACAGGCCTACTATAGAAGCTGTTGAGGCTGCTGCCGAAAAATTAAGAGGAGTTGCTGCTGTAACTCCTTTAATTTCAAACATGAGATATTCAAAGCAATTTGAAGCAAATATCATGTTTAAACGCGAAGACTTACAGCAAGTACGTTCCTATAAAATTAGAGGTGCTTACAATAAAATGTCATCTTTAACTCAAGCTGAAGCTAAAAAAGGAATTGTATGTGCAAGCGCTGGAAACCATGCACAAGGTGTGGCCTTATCTTGTAAATTGTTAAAAATAAAAGGGACTATTTTTATGCCTTCTCCAACACCAAATCAAAAGGTGGAACAGGTTAAAATGTTTGGAGAAGATTATATAGAGGTGGTTTTAGTGGGCGATACGTTTGATGATGCTTATCATGCAGCAATGGAAGATTGCGAGCGTTTAAACAAAGCGTTTATTCATCCATTTAATGATAAAAAAGTTATAGAAGGTCAAGCAACGGTTGGTTTAGAGATTATAGATCAAACGGAGTTTCATCCAATAGATTACGTTTTTGTACCTATTGGAGGTGGTGGTTTGTCTTCAGGTTTATCCTCTGTTTTTAAGTTGTTATCGCCACATACAAAAATTATAGGTGTGGAGCCAAAAGGGGCACCTTCGATGTTAACATCAATAAGAAATAATAAAAACACCGAGTTAGAAGAGATCGATAGTTTTGTAGATGGTGCTGCGGTTAAACGTGTTGGTGATTTAAATTTCGCCATTTGTAAAGAGACCTTACATCGTGTGGTTACTGTGGATGAGGGTAAGATTTGCCAAACCATTTTAGATTTATACAATAAAGAAGCGATTGTAGCAGAACCTGCAGGGGTTTTAAGTTTATCTGCTTTAGAGTATTTTAAAGAAGAAATTAAAGGTAAAAATGTAGTTTGTGTTATAAGCGGAAGTAATAATGATATTACGCGTACTGCAGAAATTAAAGAACGCGCGCTATTACATGCCGATTTAAAGCACTATTTTATTGTTAAGTTTCCACAGCGATCTGGAGCATTAAGAGATTTTGTTGTTGATATTTTAGGTGATACAGATGATATTACTCATTTTGAATACACCAAAAAAGCAAACCGTGAAAATGATGTTGCTGTGGTTGGAATTGAGTTAAAATCTCCAAATGACTTAGAGCCTTTAATTACAAAAATGAAGCGTCACAATTTTTATGGAGATTATCTAAATGATAAGCCTGATTTATTTCAGTTTTTAGTGTGA
- a CDS encoding acetylornithine carbamoyltransferase yields MKKYTGIKDISNLQETIKDAILLKNNPFKFQDLGKHKTLVMLFFNSSLRTRLSTEKAAKNLGMDVMILNVNDAWNLEFEDGTIMNANTSEHIKEAAQVISQYGDVIAVRAFPSLTDKKKDESEFVINSFIKYATVPIVNMESATAHPLQALADAITITELSKKAKPKVVLSWAPHPKALPQAVANSFVEMMQNLDVDLTITHPEGYELSEAITKKTPVNHNQEEALKDADFVYVKNWSNYKDYGKVLSQDENWMMTKAKLGNAKFMHCLPVRRNEVVEDAVLDSEQSVVIKQANNRTFAAQIVLKQILGKF; encoded by the coding sequence ATGAAAAAGTACACAGGAATAAAAGACATATCAAATCTTCAAGAAACCATAAAGGACGCGATTTTATTAAAAAATAATCCTTTTAAATTCCAAGATTTAGGAAAACATAAAACATTAGTGATGCTGTTTTTTAATTCCAGTTTACGAACGCGATTAAGCACGGAGAAAGCTGCAAAAAACCTAGGAATGGATGTGATGATTTTAAACGTAAATGACGCCTGGAACTTAGAATTTGAAGATGGTACAATCATGAATGCTAATACGTCAGAACATATTAAAGAAGCAGCACAAGTGATTTCGCAATATGGAGATGTAATTGCGGTGAGAGCTTTCCCAAGTTTAACGGATAAGAAAAAAGATGAAAGTGAGTTTGTGATTAACAGCTTTATAAAATATGCAACAGTGCCAATTGTAAATATGGAAAGTGCAACAGCGCATCCTTTACAGGCGTTGGCAGATGCAATTACTATTACTGAATTATCAAAAAAAGCGAAACCAAAAGTCGTCTTGTCTTGGGCGCCACATCCAAAAGCGTTACCACAAGCAGTTGCTAATTCGTTTGTAGAAATGATGCAAAACTTGGATGTCGATTTAACTATTACACATCCTGAAGGTTATGAGTTAAGCGAAGCAATCACAAAAAAAACACCAGTAAATCACAATCAAGAAGAGGCTTTAAAAGATGCCGATTTTGTGTATGTTAAAAACTGGAGTAATTATAAAGATTACGGAAAAGTACTTAGTCAAGACGAAAATTGGATGATGACAAAAGCGAAGTTGGGTAATGCAAAATTTATGCATTGCTTGCCTGTAAGACGTAATGAGGTTGTTGAAGATGCGGTTTTAGATAGTGAACAGTCTGTTGTGATTAAACAAGCTAATAATAGGACTTTTGCTGCGCAAATTGTCTTGAAACAAATTTTGGGGAAATTTTAA
- the proC gene encoding pyrroline-5-carboxylate reductase: protein MKIAIIGTGNLGKSIAKGLITNNAITSLYLTKRNLEDIQEFDGYKNVHLTTDNIEAVRQSDIMIFAVQPAHFEQILNDIKPELTEKHVLISTITGFLIPKIEAQVGADKFIIRAMPNTAIAVGKSMTCLCSNVQGAKRIKIAEAIFNRLGHSLSIPESQMQAATVVCASGVAFWMRLIRATTQAAIQLGFDAKEAQELAMYTSEGAASLLITNGNHPEEEIDRVTTPKGCTIEGLNEMEHKGLSSSLIQGMIASFNKISNIKEEQI from the coding sequence ATGAAAATAGCAATTATAGGAACAGGAAACTTAGGAAAGTCCATCGCAAAAGGATTGATAACCAACAATGCCATTACTAGTTTGTATTTAACCAAACGGAATTTGGAAGACATTCAAGAATTTGATGGTTATAAAAATGTGCATTTAACGACGGATAATATTGAAGCTGTAAGGCAATCTGATATCATGATTTTTGCAGTGCAACCAGCGCATTTTGAGCAAATATTGAATGACATTAAGCCGGAATTAACAGAGAAACACGTGTTGATTTCGACTATTACAGGTTTTCTAATTCCTAAGATTGAAGCGCAAGTTGGTGCGGATAAATTTATCATTCGTGCGATGCCAAACACCGCAATTGCAGTTGGTAAATCGATGACCTGTTTGTGTAGTAATGTGCAAGGTGCAAAACGCATTAAAATTGCTGAAGCTATTTTTAACAGATTAGGACATTCATTAAGTATTCCAGAAAGTCAAATGCAAGCTGCTACTGTGGTTTGTGCAAGTGGTGTTGCGTTTTGGATGCGTTTAATTAGAGCAACAACACAGGCTGCTATTCAGTTAGGGTTTGATGCTAAAGAAGCGCAAGAACTAGCGATGTATACCAGCGAAGGTGCGGCGAGTTTATTGATTACCAACGGGAATCATCCGGAAGAGGAAATAGATCGTGTAACGACGCCAAAAGGGTGTACGATTGAAGGTTTGAATGAGATGGAACACAAAGGATTGAGTTCGTCTTTAATACAAGGTATGATTGCCTCGTTTAACAAGATTAGTAACATTAAAGAAGAGCAGATATGA
- the argC gene encoding N-acetyl-gamma-glutamyl-phosphate reductase, translating to MKKIEIGIIGGAGYTAGELIRLLLNHPKVNINFIYSTSNAGNKISKVHQDLIGSTDLEFSNQINPEVDVLFLCLGHGNSKAFLENNSFSSKTKIIDLSNDFRLTKDAIFDGKTFVYGLPELNKEAIKKANYIANPGCFASAIQLALLPLAKAEVLQNDVHVNAVTGATGAGTSLSATTHFTWRDNNFSHYKAFTHQHLGEINQSVKLLQSSFKSDINFMPNRGDFSRGIFATMYTKFKGNLEDAKALYNTFYKDAAFTVVSDDEIHLKQVVNTNKCMLHLHKHEDKLLVTSIIDNLLKGASGQAVQNMNLMFGFDETEGLKLKATYF from the coding sequence ATGAAAAAAATAGAAATAGGAATCATTGGAGGAGCAGGTTATACAGCTGGAGAACTTATTAGATTGTTGTTAAATCACCCAAAAGTAAATATCAATTTTATTTACAGTACGTCAAATGCTGGTAATAAAATATCTAAAGTACATCAGGATTTAATTGGCAGTACAGATTTGGAGTTTTCAAATCAAATTAACCCAGAAGTGGATGTGTTGTTTTTGTGTTTAGGTCACGGGAATTCTAAAGCATTTTTAGAGAACAATTCATTTTCTAGTAAAACTAAAATTATTGATTTAAGTAATGATTTTAGATTAACTAAAGACGCCATTTTTGATGGCAAAACGTTTGTTTATGGTTTGCCGGAATTAAATAAAGAAGCGATTAAAAAAGCGAATTATATTGCAAATCCAGGGTGTTTTGCTTCAGCTATTCAGTTAGCATTATTGCCTTTAGCTAAAGCTGAAGTTTTGCAAAACGATGTACATGTTAATGCGGTTACAGGAGCAACAGGAGCAGGAACATCATTATCCGCAACTACGCATTTTACGTGGCGAGATAATAACTTTTCGCATTATAAAGCTTTTACACATCAGCATTTGGGTGAGATTAATCAATCGGTTAAATTGTTGCAATCTAGCTTTAAGTCAGACATCAACTTTATGCCAAATCGTGGTGATTTTTCAAGAGGGATTTTTGCAACTATGTATACTAAGTTTAAAGGAAACTTGGAAGACGCAAAAGCATTGTATAACACGTTTTATAAAGATGCTGCTTTTACTGTGGTTTCGGATGATGAGATTCATTTAAAACAAGTGGTAAATACTAATAAGTGTATGCTTCATTTACATAAACATGAAGACAAATTATTGGTGACAAGCATTATTGATAATTTATTAAAAGGCGCTTCGGGTCAAGCTGTTCAAAACATGAACTTAATGTTTGGTTTTGATGAAACAGAAGGTTTAAAACTGAAAGCAACTTATTTTTAA
- the ilvC gene encoding ketol-acid reductoisomerase, giving the protein MSNYFNTLSLRNQLDQLGKCRFMDASEFEDGVNALKGKKIVIVGCGAQGLNQGLNMRDSGLDISYTLRQVAIDEQRESFKNANSNGFTVGTYDELIPTADLVLNLTPDKQHTNVVKAIMPLMKKGATLSYSHGFNIVEEGTQVREDITVIMVAPKCPGTEVREEYKRGFGVPTLIAVHPENDPENKGWAQAKAYAAATGGHRAGVLESSFVAEVKSDLMGEQTILCGLLQTGAILSFDKMVAEGIEPGYAAKLIQFGWETITEALKHGGITNMMDRLSNPAKIKAYQLSEELKDIMRPLFEKHMDDIISGHFSETMMEDWANDDVNLLKWRAATGETAFEKTALTPDHISEQEYFDHGTLLVAFVKSGVELAYETMVSAGIIEDSAYYESLHELPLIANTIARKKLFEMNRVISDTAEYGCYLFDHACKPLLTDFMKTVKTDIIGKSFSPTTGVDNIELIAVNDAIRNHPIEAVGKRLRAAMTAMKIIKSDVKTEASVLA; this is encoded by the coding sequence ATGTCAAATTATTTCAACACATTATCATTAAGAAACCAATTAGATCAATTAGGTAAATGTAGATTCATGGATGCTTCAGAGTTTGAAGATGGTGTAAATGCATTAAAAGGGAAAAAAATTGTAATTGTTGGTTGCGGTGCACAAGGTTTAAACCAAGGTTTAAACATGAGGGATTCTGGTTTAGATATTTCATACACATTAAGACAGGTTGCAATTGACGAGCAACGCGAGTCTTTTAAAAACGCAAACTCTAACGGGTTTACGGTCGGGACTTATGACGAGTTAATTCCTACTGCAGATTTAGTGTTGAATTTAACACCAGATAAGCAACATACAAACGTAGTTAAAGCGATAATGCCTTTAATGAAAAAAGGCGCGACATTAAGTTATTCTCACGGATTTAATATTGTTGAAGAAGGGACTCAGGTAAGAGAGGATATTACTGTTATTATGGTCGCTCCAAAGTGTCCAGGAACAGAAGTGCGTGAAGAATATAAACGTGGTTTTGGTGTGCCAACATTAATTGCCGTACATCCAGAAAACGACCCAGAAAATAAAGGTTGGGCACAAGCAAAGGCTTATGCTGCAGCAACTGGAGGGCATCGTGCAGGTGTGTTAGAATCGTCTTTTGTTGCTGAGGTAAAAAGTGATTTAATGGGTGAGCAAACTATTTTATGTGGTTTGTTACAAACTGGAGCAATTTTGTCTTTCGATAAAATGGTAGCCGAAGGTATTGAACCTGGTTATGCTGCAAAATTAATTCAGTTTGGTTGGGAAACAATTACTGAAGCTTTAAAACATGGTGGAATTACAAACATGATGGACCGTTTATCTAATCCAGCAAAAATAAAAGCATACCAATTGTCAGAAGAATTAAAAGATATCATGCGTCCTTTGTTTGAAAAGCATATGGATGATATTATCTCTGGTCATTTCTCAGAAACAATGATGGAAGATTGGGCAAATGATGATGTAAATCTTTTAAAATGGAGAGCTGCAACTGGTGAAACCGCTTTTGAGAAAACAGCATTAACACCAGATCATATTTCTGAGCAAGAGTATTTTGATCACGGAACATTATTAGTAGCATTTGTAAAATCTGGTGTTGAGTTAGCTTACGAAACTATGGTAAGTGCAGGGATTATTGAAGATTCAGCGTATTACGAGTCGCTTCACGAGTTACCATTAATTGCAAATACCATTGCTAGAAAAAAATTATTTGAAATGAATCGTGTCATTTCAGACACTGCAGAATACGGATGTTATTTATTTGACCATGCTTGTAAACCGTTATTAACTGATTTCATGAAAACGGTTAAAACAGATATAATTGGTAAATCATTTTCTCCAACAACAGGCGTTGATAATATCGAATTAATAGCAGTAAACGATGCGATTAGAAATCATCCAATCGAAGCAGTCGGAAAACGATTAAGAGCTGCAATGACAGCAATGAAGATTATAAAATCAGATGTTAAGACAGAAGCATCAGTTTTAGCTTAA
- a CDS encoding argininosuccinate synthase: protein MKNKGKLVIAYSGGLDTSYCAVSLSKAGYDVHAVSVNTGGFSDEEITAIEKNAYKMGVSTYKNIDAIASYYDKVIKYLIFGNVLKNNTYPLSVSAERIIQAIEIIEYAKSIDAEYIAHGSTGAGNDQVRFDMIFQTLAPHIKIITPIRDGSLSRQQEIDYLKENGIEASWEKAKYSVNKGLWGTSVGGEETLTSEKPLPESAYPSQLKHADNEKVTLTFLTGELVAVNGVENASDVNIEVLNNLASAYAIGRDIHVGDTIVGIKGRVGFEAAGALVIIKAHHLLEKHTLTKWQLQHKDYMSNFYGMHLHEGQYLDPVMRDMEAFLQSSQDKVSGDVFVTLKPYHFTVDGISSKHDLMNAKFGSYGEENKGWTAEEAKGFIKIVGNQNKIYQQVNN, encoded by the coding sequence ATGAAAAATAAAGGTAAATTAGTCATAGCATATAGTGGTGGATTAGATACATCCTATTGCGCAGTAAGCTTAAGTAAAGCTGGATACGATGTGCACGCGGTAAGCGTAAATACGGGTGGTTTTTCTGATGAAGAAATTACTGCAATAGAAAAAAACGCTTACAAAATGGGTGTGTCAACCTATAAGAACATCGACGCTATTGCATCGTATTATGATAAAGTGATTAAGTATTTAATCTTCGGGAATGTTTTGAAGAACAACACCTATCCTTTATCTGTAAGTGCAGAACGTATTATTCAAGCTATCGAAATTATCGAATATGCAAAAAGTATTGATGCCGAATATATCGCACACGGAAGCACAGGAGCAGGTAACGATCAAGTGCGTTTTGATATGATTTTTCAAACTTTGGCGCCACATATTAAGATTATCACGCCCATTAGAGATGGAAGTTTAAGCAGACAACAAGAAATTGATTACTTAAAAGAAAACGGTATCGAAGCGTCTTGGGAAAAGGCAAAGTATTCTGTTAATAAAGGACTTTGGGGAACTAGTGTTGGTGGAGAAGAAACATTAACATCAGAAAAACCATTACCCGAAAGTGCTTATCCTTCGCAATTAAAACATGCAGACAATGAAAAAGTGACATTAACCTTTTTAACAGGAGAATTGGTTGCTGTAAACGGAGTTGAAAATGCATCTGACGTAAATATTGAAGTCTTAAACAATCTAGCATCTGCGTATGCAATTGGAAGAGATATACATGTTGGAGATACTATTGTTGGTATAAAAGGACGTGTTGGTTTTGAAGCTGCAGGTGCTTTGGTTATTATAAAAGCACATCATTTATTAGAAAAGCATACGTTGACTAAATGGCAATTACAACACAAGGATTATATGTCAAATTTCTACGGAATGCACCTGCATGAAGGGCAATATTTAGATCCTGTAATGCGAGACATGGAAGCCTTTTTACAAAGCAGCCAAGACAAAGTGTCGGGAGATGTTTTTGTGACCTTAAAACCATACCATTTTACCGTAGACGGAATTAGCTCTAAGCATGATTTAATGAATGCAAAGTTTGGAAGTTATGGCGAAGAAAATAAAGGTTGGACTGCTGAGGAAGCTAAAGGCTTTATCAAAATAGTTGGTAACCAAAATAAGATTTATCAACAAGTAAATAATTAA
- a CDS encoding GNAT family N-acetyltransferase: MEIVIADKSHSIYADIICNTIADAAQVRGTGIAKRKPEYIITKMENGNAVIALEGDKFAGFCYIEQWGHGKFVANSGLIVHPDFRNMGLAKQIKQKIFEHSRIKFPEAKVFSITTGLAVMKMNSDLGYKPVTFSELTDDQSFWNGCQTCKNFDVLTRTEQKMCLCTGMLYDPSKKEAARPAANNHDKKVWTRLKNIKQSMFLKKDKNEK; this comes from the coding sequence ATGGAAATTGTTATTGCTGATAAATCGCATAGTATTTACGCAGATATTATTTGTAACACTATTGCTGATGCTGCTCAAGTTAGAGGAACAGGGATTGCAAAACGCAAGCCTGAATACATTATTACCAAAATGGAAAATGGTAATGCTGTTATTGCTTTAGAGGGCGATAAATTTGCAGGCTTTTGCTATATCGAACAATGGGGTCATGGTAAATTTGTGGCTAACTCTGGATTAATTGTACATCCAGATTTTAGAAACATGGGCTTAGCTAAACAGATCAAACAGAAAATATTCGAGCATTCTAGAATCAAGTTTCCGGAGGCTAAAGTATTTAGTATTACTACAGGTTTAGCAGTTATGAAAATGAATAGTGATTTAGGTTATAAACCTGTTACGTTTTCAGAATTAACAGACGATCAATCCTTTTGGAATGGCTGTCAGACCTGCAAAAATTTTGATGTTTTAACTAGAACAGAGCAAAAAATGTGCTTATGTACAGGTATGTTGTATGATCCTTCTAAAAAGGAAGCAGCAAGACCAGCAGCAAATAATCATGATAAAAAAGTATGGACCAGATTGAAAAATATTAAGCAATCCATGTTTCTAAAAAAAGATAAAAATGAAAAATAA
- a CDS encoding aspartate aminotransferase family protein has product MSLFNVYPLFDITPVKGVDVFVYDENNTKYLDLYGGHAVISIGHSHPKYVAAISDQVAKLGFYSNSIQNPLQVALAKKLIAFSGCKDYALFLCNSGAEANENALKLASFHNEKKKVVAFKNGFHGRTSAAVAATDNAKIIAPINAQQEVEILALGDIEGVEKALAKNDVCAVIIECIQGVGGLDESTAAFYEGVDVLCKKYNTCFIADEVQSGFGRTGDFFAFQKYNVIPDIVSIAKGMGNGFPIGGILIHPNIKASFGLLGTTFGGNHLACVASSTVLEVIEEEDLMQNAKDVSAYFLEKAKEISAIKNIKGRGLMLGLEFDFPIAELRKKLIFEHKIFTGSAKNPNLLRILPPLTIKKEHVDLFFKALKSELQG; this is encoded by the coding sequence ATGAGTTTATTTAACGTGTATCCTTTGTTTGATATCACACCTGTAAAGGGTGTAGATGTTTTTGTTTACGATGAAAACAACACCAAATATTTAGATTTATATGGTGGACATGCCGTGATTTCTATTGGGCATTCGCACCCAAAATATGTGGCTGCAATTTCTGATCAAGTAGCCAAATTAGGATTTTATAGTAACTCGATTCAGAATCCTTTACAAGTCGCTTTGGCTAAAAAATTAATCGCTTTTTCAGGCTGCAAAGATTATGCATTGTTTTTATGTAATTCTGGAGCAGAAGCCAATGAAAATGCTTTAAAACTGGCGTCATTTCATAACGAAAAGAAAAAAGTTGTTGCTTTTAAAAATGGGTTTCATGGTCGTACATCAGCAGCTGTTGCAGCAACCGATAATGCGAAGATTATAGCACCAATTAACGCACAGCAAGAGGTTGAGATTCTGGCATTAGGTGACATAGAAGGAGTCGAGAAAGCATTGGCTAAAAACGATGTCTGTGCTGTAATTATTGAATGTATTCAAGGTGTTGGAGGATTAGATGAAAGTACTGCTGCGTTCTACGAAGGTGTAGATGTTTTATGCAAAAAATATAATACGTGTTTTATTGCAGATGAGGTGCAATCAGGTTTTGGAAGAACTGGAGATTTCTTCGCATTTCAGAAATATAATGTGATACCAGATATTGTTTCGATTGCCAAAGGCATGGGGAATGGTTTTCCGATTGGTGGGATTTTAATTCACCCAAATATTAAAGCCTCTTTTGGTTTATTAGGAACCACTTTTGGTGGGAATCACTTGGCATGTGTTGCATCTTCGACTGTATTAGAAGTTATTGAAGAAGAGGATTTGATGCAAAATGCTAAAGACGTCTCAGCTTATTTTCTAGAGAAAGCAAAAGAAATTTCGGCAATTAAAAACATAAAAGGACGTGGTTTAATGTTAGGATTGGAATTTGATTTTCCGATTGCTGAACTACGTAAAAAGCTAATTTTTGAACATAAGATATTTACTGGAAGTGCGAAGAATCCTAATTTATTACGAATTCTTCCGCCTTTAACCATCAAAAAAGAACATGTCGATTTGTTTTTTAAGGCTTTAAAAAGTGAGTTACAAGGCTAG
- a CDS encoding M20 family metallo-hydrolase: MIEKLTTRAIALLKQLIETQSFSSEEGPTAAHIEQWFNNQNIPFKRTNHNVWATNKYFDESKPTLLLNSHHDTVKPNNGYTKDPFIAIVEDGKLYGLGSNDAGGCLVSLLATFAYFYSRENLNFNLVIVASAEEESSGENGLNSMLSIIPKVDVAIVGEPTLMNMAVAEKGLVVFDAVVKGTPSHAAHPNHDNAIYKTIPVLEWFKNYTFDKTSEALGDVKMTVTQINAGKQHNAVPADVKLVVDVRVNDKYSNQDIVDILQKEAPCDSIIPRSIKLNSSSIPIDHPLVIAGIEIGRSTYGSPTLSDQAVLSCPSLKLGPGDSTRSHSADEFIYVNEIEEGIKIYIGLLEKVL; the protein is encoded by the coding sequence ATGATAGAAAAACTAACAACAAGAGCAATTGCTTTATTAAAACAATTGATAGAAACGCAGTCGTTTTCTTCAGAAGAAGGACCAACAGCAGCACATATTGAGCAATGGTTTAACAATCAAAATATTCCTTTTAAAAGAACCAATCATAATGTTTGGGCAACCAATAAATATTTTGACGAGAGCAAACCAACACTGTTGTTAAACTCACATCACGATACGGTAAAACCAAATAATGGGTACACCAAAGATCCGTTTATAGCCATTGTTGAAGACGGAAAATTATATGGTTTAGGTAGTAATGATGCTGGAGGTTGTTTGGTGAGTTTGTTAGCAACGTTTGCTTATTTCTATAGCAGAGAAAATCTAAATTTTAATCTGGTTATTGTCGCTTCCGCTGAAGAAGAAAGCAGTGGAGAAAATGGGTTAAATAGTATGTTGTCAATAATTCCAAAAGTGGATGTCGCTATTGTTGGAGAACCAACATTGATGAATATGGCTGTTGCTGAAAAAGGCTTAGTCGTGTTTGATGCAGTTGTAAAAGGTACGCCAAGTCATGCTGCGCATCCAAATCACGATAACGCCATTTATAAAACAATTCCAGTTTTAGAATGGTTTAAAAATTACACGTTCGACAAGACGTCAGAAGCTTTGGGAGATGTAAAGATGACTGTTACGCAAATAAATGCAGGAAAGCAGCATAATGCGGTTCCCGCAGATGTGAAACTAGTGGTTGATGTCCGTGTAAACGATAAATATTCTAACCAAGACATTGTCGATATTTTGCAGAAAGAAGCGCCATGTGATAGTATTATTCCGCGTAGTATAAAATTAAATTCATCGTCCATTCCAATCGATCATCCATTGGTAATTGCGGGAATAGAAATTGGTAGAAGCACCTATGGCTCGCCAACCTTATCGGATCAAGCGGTGTTGAGTTGTCCTTCTTTAAAATTAGGGCCAGGAGATAGCACGCGGTCACATTCTGCTGACGAGTTTATTTACGTGAATGAGATTGAAGAAGGGATTAAGATATATATTGGATTATTAGAAAAAGTATTGTAA
- the argB gene encoding acetylglutamate kinase — MKTLKIIKIGGNIIDDDNALQQFLKAFATIDAPKILVHGGGKLATKLARQMQVEVKMIDGRRVTDQVTLDIITMVYAGKINKTIVAQLQANSCNAIGFSGADGNTIVSDLRPSKPIDYGFAGDVKKVNTETLEILLNSSITPVFCAITHDKNGQLLNTNADTIASELAIGFATKYKTELYYCFEKKGVLEDVNNDDSVIQNINTKSYQPLIENGIIYEGMLPKLNNCFHAVNNQVQKVCIGKSEMLFDKNNKHTTISK, encoded by the coding sequence ATGAAAACACTAAAAATCATAAAAATTGGAGGAAACATCATCGATGATGATAACGCTTTGCAGCAATTCCTAAAAGCATTTGCGACTATAGATGCTCCTAAAATCCTAGTGCATGGTGGTGGTAAATTAGCAACTAAATTAGCGCGACAAATGCAAGTTGAGGTTAAAATGATTGACGGAAGACGCGTAACCGATCAAGTCACTTTAGATATTATTACAATGGTGTATGCTGGAAAAATCAATAAAACTATAGTCGCACAATTACAAGCTAACAGTTGTAATGCTATTGGTTTTTCAGGAGCAGATGGCAACACGATAGTTTCGGATTTAAGACCATCTAAACCTATCGATTATGGATTTGCTGGAGACGTCAAAAAGGTAAATACAGAAACCTTAGAAATTCTATTAAACAGTTCAATTACACCTGTATTTTGCGCGATTACTCATGATAAAAACGGACAATTATTAAATACCAATGCAGATACGATTGCTTCTGAATTAGCAATAGGTTTTGCAACAAAATATAAAACTGAATTATATTATTGCTTCGAAAAAAAGGGCGTTTTAGAAGATGTAAATAATGACGATTCTGTTATTCAAAATATAAACACCAAAAGCTATCAACCGTTGATTGAAAATGGTATTATATATGAAGGCATGCTGCCAAAATTAAACAACTGTTTTCATGCTGTAAATAATCAAGTTCAAAAAGTTTGTATTGGTAAATCAGAAATGCTTTTCGATAAAAATAATAAACACACAACCATTTCAAAATGA